In the Candidatus Mycosynbacter amalyticus genome, one interval contains:
- the rpoC gene encoding DNA-directed RNA polymerase subunit beta' codes for MSRVVPGTGIADFDAVRLAVASPEDIRKWSHGEVTKPETINYRTQKPERDGLFCERIFGPVKDINPHDSKLKGVRSREAAVDKNGELVTKSIVRRERMGHIELAAPVAHIWFMRGTPSAMSLLLGMTVRNIERVAYFANYVILKVDDEAREKFLADLEAETEAARAAIKIRYEKEAEAEGADVKALAEAQSREVEELNESYNTKKSQLDSLVKGALINETDYRNLPEEYEELVEVGMGGTALKALLDEIDLPVLIRQLSEEVESAKGQREKKLLKRLKVLESMYAAGIKPSSLTLTVLPVIPPDLRPMVQLTGGRFATSDLNDLYRRVINRNNRLKKLLDLNAPEVIRRNEMRMLQEAVDALVDNSAARGGRAVNATGGRRRLKSLSDMLKGKQGRFRQNLLGKRVDYSGRSVIVVGPKLKINQCGLPKQMALELFKPFVISWLLRNEHAHNIRSATRLIEAGDAVVWDALDAVIEGKYVLLNRAPSLHRLSIQAFMPKLVEGKAIQLHPLVANGFNADYDGDQMAVHLPLSEAAQREARELMSATNNLLKPADGSPVLNINQDVVLGNYYLTYAKPAAQTETRKAYSSVYEAEMAYDNGVIQLQTPIRVFSKGEIRDTTLGRVFFNEILPEDFPYQEAPQDKKQLKKVLAQIFDKFGAEETAKTADRMKGLAFRFATVAAISTGKDDYLSFDAIHEFIAEGDAKSALISDQYDQGLITDDERYTLTVNTWRQVDGKVEELLRDELKSMDTSISTMVNSAARGTISNVKLASAMIGIQVDATNREIELPIRSNFKQGLSSLEAFVATRGARKGLIDTALKTADSGYLTRRLVDVSQDVFTVEDEAGDDDGYTIYRSETEETMIDFGNRLAGRYTAEAIPGHVEADQLITREIADGIDADADVTEVKIQSVLSTKNLRGIPQKSYGVDMATGQLVANAQPVGVIAAQSVGEPGTQLTLNTFHSSGVAGSDITQGLPRVEELFEARQPKGQAHITEVAGLVDVWEDGKKYIVQITPESGKVEKIALDGRKMAVKEGSSVKVGDVIATGDEGTKPLVAPFDGVVEATDDTIVIAANASAPTRYEIPGTAQLVVKANDVVVAGDRLTSGSLNLQELMRLKGTEATQRYIINEILRIYAAQGQDVADKHLEIIVRQMFSRVQIEEPGDSTFVTGDIVSKAAVVAENARLLEEGKELVAYTQLLLGITKVSIWSDSWLSAASFQDTTRVLINAATSGRADHLGGLKENVIIGRKIPVGTGVESGELESDYVAEEITEDLDLVA; via the coding sequence ATGTCACGAGTAGTTCCTGGCACTGGCATCGCTGATTTTGATGCGGTGCGCCTCGCAGTAGCGAGTCCAGAAGATATTCGCAAGTGGAGTCACGGTGAAGTGACAAAGCCTGAGACGATTAATTATCGTACTCAAAAACCTGAGCGTGATGGCCTGTTCTGTGAACGAATTTTCGGTCCAGTCAAAGACATCAACCCACACGACAGCAAACTCAAAGGCGTTCGTAGTCGTGAAGCTGCTGTCGACAAAAACGGTGAGCTTGTCACCAAGTCAATTGTACGCCGAGAACGTATGGGGCACATTGAGCTGGCTGCGCCTGTTGCGCACATCTGGTTCATGCGTGGTACACCAAGCGCGATGAGTTTGCTGCTCGGTATGACCGTGCGCAATATCGAGCGCGTGGCGTACTTTGCCAACTACGTGATCTTGAAAGTAGACGACGAAGCCCGCGAGAAGTTCCTAGCTGATCTCGAAGCCGAGACAGAAGCAGCTCGTGCGGCGATCAAGATTCGCTACGAGAAAGAAGCCGAGGCTGAAGGTGCCGACGTGAAAGCCCTCGCCGAAGCACAAAGTCGCGAAGTAGAAGAGCTGAACGAAAGCTATAATACCAAGAAGAGTCAGCTTGATAGCCTAGTAAAAGGTGCGCTTATCAACGAGACAGACTACCGTAACCTACCAGAAGAATACGAAGAGCTCGTAGAAGTCGGTATGGGCGGTACTGCACTAAAGGCATTGCTTGACGAGATCGATCTTCCTGTGCTGATCCGCCAACTAAGCGAAGAAGTTGAGTCGGCCAAGGGTCAACGCGAGAAGAAACTGCTTAAGCGCCTCAAGGTGCTCGAGAGTATGTATGCGGCTGGTATCAAACCAAGCAGCCTAACACTGACTGTCTTGCCTGTTATCCCACCAGATCTTCGTCCGATGGTGCAGCTGACAGGTGGTCGTTTTGCGACTAGTGACCTCAACGATCTCTATCGCCGTGTCATTAACCGTAACAACCGTCTCAAGAAGCTGCTCGACCTCAACGCGCCAGAAGTAATTCGTCGCAACGAAATGCGCATGTTGCAAGAAGCAGTCGATGCCCTGGTGGACAACAGTGCTGCTCGTGGTGGTCGCGCGGTTAATGCGACAGGTGGTCGTCGACGTCTGAAAAGCCTGAGTGATATGCTCAAAGGTAAACAGGGTCGTTTCCGTCAGAACCTCCTGGGTAAACGTGTCGACTACTCTGGTCGTAGTGTGATCGTGGTTGGTCCAAAGCTGAAGATTAACCAGTGTGGTTTGCCGAAGCAGATGGCACTTGAGCTGTTTAAGCCTTTTGTCATCAGCTGGCTGCTCCGCAACGAGCATGCCCACAACATCCGCTCGGCAACTCGTCTTATCGAGGCTGGTGATGCAGTAGTATGGGACGCACTCGACGCCGTAATCGAAGGTAAGTACGTACTCCTCAACCGTGCACCATCACTTCACCGTTTGAGCATCCAGGCGTTTATGCCGAAGCTCGTCGAAGGCAAGGCTATCCAGCTGCACCCACTCGTCGCCAACGGTTTCAACGCCGACTACGACGGTGACCAGATGGCTGTCCACTTGCCACTGTCTGAAGCTGCACAGCGCGAAGCTCGCGAGCTGATGAGCGCAACAAATAACCTGCTGAAGCCTGCCGACGGTAGTCCAGTGCTTAACATCAACCAGGACGTCGTACTCGGCAATTACTACCTCACATACGCTAAGCCTGCCGCACAGACCGAAACTCGCAAAGCCTACAGCTCTGTCTACGAAGCCGAGATGGCCTACGACAATGGAGTGATCCAGCTGCAAACACCGATCCGCGTGTTCAGTAAGGGTGAAATCCGCGATACAACTCTTGGCCGCGTGTTCTTCAACGAAATTCTGCCGGAAGATTTCCCGTACCAGGAAGCACCACAAGACAAGAAGCAACTCAAGAAGGTATTGGCGCAGATTTTCGACAAATTTGGTGCCGAAGAAACTGCCAAGACTGCCGACCGTATGAAAGGCTTGGCCTTCCGTTTTGCGACAGTCGCCGCTATCTCAACCGGTAAAGACGACTACCTGTCGTTTGACGCCATCCATGAGTTCATCGCCGAAGGTGACGCCAAGTCTGCATTGATCTCTGATCAGTACGACCAGGGCCTCATCACCGACGACGAACGCTATACATTGACAGTCAACACCTGGCGCCAGGTCGACGGCAAAGTCGAAGAGTTGCTCCGTGACGAGCTCAAGAGCATGGACACAAGTATCTCGACCATGGTCAACTCAGCCGCTCGTGGTACGATCTCCAACGTTAAGTTGGCAAGCGCGATGATCGGTATTCAGGTCGACGCGACCAACCGTGAAATTGAGCTGCCTATCCGTTCAAACTTCAAACAGGGACTTTCGAGCCTCGAAGCCTTCGTGGCAACTCGTGGTGCGCGTAAAGGTCTCATCGACACTGCGCTTAAAACAGCCGACTCGGGTTACCTGACTCGCCGTCTCGTGGACGTATCGCAGGACGTATTCACTGTCGAAGACGAAGCTGGCGACGACGATGGCTATACTATCTACCGCAGCGAAACTGAAGAGACGATGATTGACTTCGGGAACCGCTTGGCTGGTCGCTATACCGCCGAGGCCATACCTGGTCACGTTGAGGCTGATCAGTTAATTACGCGTGAGATTGCCGATGGTATCGATGCCGATGCCGATGTTACGGAAGTGAAAATCCAAAGCGTGCTCAGCACCAAAAACCTTCGTGGTATTCCACAGAAGAGCTACGGTGTCGACATGGCAACTGGACAACTGGTAGCAAACGCGCAGCCTGTTGGCGTGATCGCCGCACAGTCTGTCGGTGAACCGGGTACCCAGCTGACGCTCAACACCTTCCACAGCTCTGGTGTGGCTGGTAGCGACATCACGCAGGGTCTGCCTCGTGTCGAAGAGCTGTTCGAAGCTCGTCAGCCAAAGGGTCAGGCACATATTACTGAAGTCGCTGGTCTGGTAGATGTCTGGGAGGATGGCAAAAAGTACATCGTACAGATTACTCCAGAGTCTGGCAAAGTAGAGAAGATTGCGCTGGATGGCCGCAAGATGGCTGTCAAAGAAGGCAGCAGCGTCAAGGTCGGCGACGTGATCGCGACTGGCGACGAAGGTACCAAACCACTCGTGGCACCGTTTGACGGTGTAGTAGAAGCAACCGACGATACGATCGTGATTGCTGCAAATGCTAGTGCGCCAACTCGCTACGAAATTCCTGGCACTGCACAGCTTGTAGTGAAGGCAAATGATGTCGTGGTTGCTGGTGATCGCCTGACATCTGGCTCACTCAACCTACAGGAGCTCATGCGCCTCAAAGGTACTGAAGCCACTCAGCGCTACATCATCAACGAGATTCTGCGCATCTACGCTGCTCAGGGTCAAGATGTTGCCGACAAGCACCTCGAGATCATCGTACGACAGATGTTCTCTCGCGTGCAGATCGAAGAGCCTGGTGACAGTACCTTCGTGACAGGCGATATCGTGTCGAAGGCTGCGGTAGTAGCCGAAAACGCGCGTTTACTTGAAGAAGGCAAAGAGCTTGTGGCCTATACGCAGCTGCTCCTCGGTATCACCAAAGTCTCGATCTGGTCTGATAGCTGGCTGTCTGCCGCATCGTTCCAAGACACGACTCGCGTACTGATTAACGCCGCCACGTCTGGTCGTGCTGATCACCTGGGTGGACTGAAAGAAAACGTGATCATCGGTCGCAAGATTCCTGTCGGTACCGGCGTGGAATCTGGCGAACTTGAAAGCGACTATGTCGCCGAAGAGATTACCGAAGATCTCGATCTTGTCGCATAG
- a CDS encoding phosphatase PAP2 family protein — translation MQRFDDRVTHQIQAWPRQWRGYFKQMTLIGQPVFALLAAAAVSYYGEYSHVWQLMIAGVVVALSALLASSLKLVLRRKRPLTDYAAAMFFKTYSFPSGHAAASISCYGLVVYLCLASGNPLIVATGVLLIPVVLSIGVSRVYLGAHFPSDIIGGWFFGGLGLALAIWVLRL, via the coding sequence ATGCAACGATTCGACGACCGCGTTACCCACCAGATACAAGCCTGGCCACGACAATGGCGCGGATATTTCAAACAAATGACACTCATAGGTCAACCCGTGTTCGCACTACTTGCCGCGGCGGCCGTCTCCTACTACGGCGAATACTCTCACGTATGGCAGCTTATGATTGCGGGAGTTGTTGTCGCCCTCTCCGCCCTACTTGCGAGTAGCCTCAAACTCGTACTGCGCCGCAAACGTCCGCTCACCGACTATGCTGCTGCTATGTTTTTCAAGACATATAGCTTTCCGAGTGGTCATGCGGCGGCCTCCATATCGTGCTATGGCCTCGTCGTATATTTGTGTCTCGCATCTGGCAATCCGCTCATCGTCGCCACGGGCGTACTCCTCATACCAGTAGTATTGTCGATCGGTGTCTCGCGTGTCTACTTGGGCGCACACTTTCCCAGCGATATCATTGGGGGCTGGTTTTTCGGCGGACTCGGCCTTGCGCTCGCCATATGGGTGCTGCGGCTATGA
- the rpsG gene encoding 30S ribosomal protein S7, whose product MPRKVTKKLQRDLKPDRKYQSVLVQRLINKSMLDGKKLTAERAVYAALEQAAKELKSEDPLEVFEKALKNVSPNFEVKSRRVGGANYQIPFPVAGHRQHHYAFSWLVQSARARSGMPYSRRLALEIIDAHNEAGAAFKKKEDTHKMAEANRAFAHFARG is encoded by the coding sequence ATGCCACGAAAAGTTACTAAGAAACTTCAGCGCGACCTCAAACCAGATCGCAAGTACCAGTCTGTACTCGTACAGCGTTTGATCAACAAGTCGATGCTCGACGGCAAAAAACTGACTGCAGAGCGCGCTGTCTACGCGGCACTCGAGCAGGCCGCCAAAGAGCTCAAGAGCGAAGATCCGCTCGAAGTGTTCGAGAAGGCACTCAAGAACGTATCACCAAACTTCGAGGTCAAATCTCGTCGTGTCGGTGGTGCAAACTACCAGATTCCGTTCCCAGTCGCTGGTCACCGTCAGCACCACTATGCGTTTAGCTGGCTAGTCCAGAGCGCACGTGCTCGTAGCGGTATGCCATATAGCCGACGTCTTGCGCTCGAGATCATCGACGCACACAACGAAGCCGGTGCTGCTTTCAAGAAGAAAGAAGACACCCACAAGATGGCTGAAGCCAACCGCGCATTTGCGCACTTCGCTCGCGGCTAA
- the fusA gene encoding elongation factor G: MAEKTVPLQNYRNIGIIAHIDAGKTTTTEGILYRTGLTHKIGVVRGEGDGATTDWMAQEKERGITITSAAVTCFWKGHKINIIDTPGHIDFTAEVERSMRVLDGAVTIFDGKMGVEAQSETVWRQANKYGVPRICFINKINQTGGDFYKSLETIHNRLSKHALPVHLPIGFEKEINGVVDLVDMKAYTYNDYADHELIQGEIPADMLEKAKHARSLLVEAAVEADDELFERFLDKGEDSITEPELKAALRKRVLAGDFFLVSGGDGRGVIVEKLLDIMADYLPSPLDVDEIWGVDPKTGNEISRKPDDKEPMAGLAFKIATDPFVGKLIFVRVYSGVLKSGSYVLNTATGEKERVGRIVRMHADKREEIDQIVAGDIAAVVGLKSTFTGHTLSDLAHPIALESITFPEPPVAIAVEPKTKADQEKMGIALQRLAEEDPTFRVHTDEETGQTIMSGMGELHLDILIDRMKREFNVEANIGAPQVAFRESIKGTAEAQGKHAKQSGGRGQYGDVWIRFEPNEPGKGFEFFDEIKGGVVPAEYRKPVEQGVKETLEGGVIAGYPVVDVKATLYDGSYHDVDSSELAFKLAGSLSTREGIKKATPVLLEPVMKVEVTTPEDFMGDVIGDLNSRRGRIDAMEDLQGGAKLIKAFVPLMSMFGYTGDLRSMSQGRAASTMELAQYEEVPPNVAQEIIEKRSK, translated from the coding sequence ATGGCAGAGAAAACAGTCCCCCTCCAAAACTATCGCAACATCGGTATTATCGCGCACATCGACGCAGGTAAGACCACTACTACAGAAGGTATCCTGTACCGCACAGGTCTGACACACAAAATTGGCGTTGTCCGCGGCGAGGGTGACGGTGCTACCACTGACTGGATGGCGCAGGAGAAAGAGCGTGGTATTACTATTACCTCTGCTGCTGTGACATGTTTCTGGAAGGGTCACAAGATCAACATCATCGACACGCCGGGTCATATCGACTTCACTGCCGAAGTAGAACGTTCTATGCGCGTACTCGACGGCGCAGTGACGATTTTTGATGGCAAGATGGGTGTAGAAGCACAGTCCGAAACCGTGTGGCGCCAGGCCAACAAGTATGGCGTGCCTCGCATCTGCTTCATCAACAAGATCAACCAAACTGGTGGCGATTTCTACAAGAGCCTCGAGACAATCCACAATCGCCTGAGCAAGCACGCGTTGCCAGTGCACCTGCCTATCGGGTTTGAGAAAGAGATCAACGGTGTGGTCGATCTCGTCGACATGAAAGCCTACACATACAATGACTACGCTGACCACGAGCTTATCCAGGGTGAAATACCAGCAGATATGCTTGAGAAGGCGAAGCACGCACGCAGCCTGCTCGTCGAAGCGGCCGTCGAAGCCGACGACGAACTGTTCGAGCGCTTCCTCGACAAGGGTGAAGATTCGATCACTGAGCCAGAACTCAAAGCAGCACTGCGTAAGCGTGTATTGGCTGGCGACTTCTTCCTAGTAAGTGGTGGTGACGGTCGCGGTGTGATCGTGGAGAAACTGCTCGATATCATGGCTGATTATCTGCCAAGTCCACTCGATGTCGACGAGATCTGGGGTGTTGACCCTAAGACTGGCAACGAGATTAGCCGCAAGCCAGACGACAAAGAGCCTATGGCTGGCTTGGCGTTCAAGATCGCGACTGACCCATTTGTCGGTAAGCTCATCTTCGTACGCGTCTACTCTGGTGTACTCAAATCGGGTAGCTACGTGCTTAACACGGCTACCGGCGAAAAAGAACGCGTCGGTCGTATCGTGCGTATGCACGCCGACAAGCGCGAAGAAATTGACCAGATTGTAGCTGGCGACATCGCAGCTGTAGTGGGTCTCAAGAGTACGTTTACTGGTCATACACTGTCTGACTTGGCGCATCCTATCGCTCTCGAAAGCATCACATTCCCAGAGCCACCAGTTGCCATCGCCGTCGAGCCAAAGACCAAGGCCGACCAAGAGAAGATGGGTATCGCTCTGCAACGTCTAGCCGAAGAAGACCCAACTTTCCGTGTGCACACCGACGAAGAGACTGGTCAAACGATTATGTCTGGTATGGGTGAGCTGCACCTGGACATCCTCATCGATCGTATGAAACGCGAATTCAACGTGGAGGCGAACATCGGTGCGCCGCAGGTGGCATTCCGCGAATCGATCAAGGGTACTGCCGAAGCACAAGGTAAGCATGCCAAGCAATCTGGGGGACGCGGTCAGTACGGTGATGTCTGGATCCGTTTCGAACCAAACGAACCCGGCAAAGGCTTTGAGTTCTTCGACGAAATCAAGGGTGGTGTCGTACCAGCTGAGTACCGCAAGCCTGTCGAACAGGGCGTCAAAGAGACCCTCGAAGGCGGTGTTATTGCTGGCTACCCAGTAGTAGATGTCAAAGCAACGCTCTACGATGGTAGTTACCACGATGTCGACTCGAGCGAGCTGGCCTTCAAACTTGCCGGTAGCCTCTCGACCCGCGAAGGTATCAAGAAAGCAACGCCAGTGCTGCTCGAGCCTGTCATGAAAGTCGAAGTGACGACTCCAGAAGACTTCATGGGCGACGTGATCGGTGACCTCAACAGCCGCCGTGGCCGTATCGACGCCATGGAAGATCTACAAGGTGGCGCCAAGCTTATCAAGGCGTTTGTGCCACTCATGAGCATGTTTGGCTACACCGGTGACCTGCGCTCGATGAGCCAAGGTCGTGCCGCTTCGACTATGGAGCTGGCGCAGTACGAAGAAGTACCGCCAAACGTCGCGCAGGAGATCATCGAAAAGCGCAGCAAGTAG
- a CDS encoding cation:proton antiporter, giving the protein MGDVFTQLAVVLVVATLMALLMRRLKQPLIVGHILTGILVGPSMLHLIQDKHSFETFSELGIALLLFIIGLELSVSVIRRLGKPVFLTAAAILATVGTIGFLVGSAFHFTTQEAILLGLAMFFSSTIIIAKVLSDKKEISRLNGQIAIGVILLDDIVATFALLFVATSSSGEVLGPFEIGMLLLKGVAVIGVLALVAIKVLPRVVKSVAKSQELLFLFALAWGFGVASLVSAVGFSIEIGALFAGVALAHLPYAHQIGARLKPLRDFFVVLFFISLGENLNFANLGAALVPALIIAALVVILKPLVVMTSLGLLGYTRRTSFKTGINLSQISEFSIIMIVLAASTGMVGERLSAVVTLVALITITISTYLMQYDNKIYQKIDHRLRMFERRGAVDAHHEAKEYPLILFGFKNGGHQYLRTFRELKKKFVVVDYDPEVIEDLHKANVDYLYGDATDPELLAELEMDAAKLVVNTIGDHTINVSLSKYILKRNPEAAIVCYANSYNEAAELYQLGVSYVMLPHFIGSERMSMFISNHGISKQSFERYREKHMVKLGRAALRHKSLAD; this is encoded by the coding sequence ATGGGGGATGTTTTTACACAACTGGCGGTAGTGCTTGTCGTCGCGACGCTTATGGCGTTGCTCATGCGCCGGCTCAAGCAGCCTCTTATTGTCGGGCATATTCTCACGGGTATTTTGGTGGGGCCGAGTATGCTCCATCTCATACAAGACAAGCATTCGTTTGAGACGTTTAGCGAGTTGGGTATTGCACTCCTCCTCTTTATCATCGGGTTAGAACTGAGTGTATCGGTGATCCGGAGGTTGGGTAAGCCAGTCTTTCTCACCGCTGCAGCAATTCTAGCAACGGTGGGTACGATCGGTTTCCTAGTAGGTTCGGCATTTCACTTTACTACGCAAGAAGCGATACTGCTTGGGCTTGCCATGTTCTTTAGTAGTACGATCATCATCGCTAAGGTGTTGAGTGACAAAAAGGAGATCTCGCGACTCAACGGTCAAATCGCCATCGGTGTCATCCTGCTCGACGACATAGTGGCAACGTTTGCGCTGCTGTTTGTGGCGACGTCGAGTAGTGGCGAGGTACTCGGGCCATTTGAGATCGGTATGCTGCTGCTCAAAGGTGTGGCGGTCATCGGCGTGTTGGCGCTTGTGGCGATCAAAGTGCTACCGCGTGTCGTCAAATCGGTGGCGAAGTCTCAGGAGTTGCTATTTCTCTTTGCACTGGCATGGGGCTTTGGTGTAGCATCACTGGTGAGTGCGGTTGGCTTCTCAATCGAAATCGGCGCACTCTTCGCCGGTGTGGCGCTTGCGCATCTGCCATATGCGCACCAGATTGGTGCGAGGCTCAAGCCGCTGCGAGATTTCTTCGTCGTTCTCTTCTTTATTAGTCTGGGCGAAAACCTCAACTTTGCCAATCTTGGTGCTGCACTCGTACCGGCACTGATCATCGCGGCGTTGGTGGTAATACTCAAGCCGCTCGTCGTCATGACCTCGCTTGGCTTGCTGGGGTACACGCGCCGCACGAGCTTCAAGACGGGCATCAATTTATCGCAGATTAGTGAGTTTTCAATAATCATGATCGTACTGGCGGCATCGACTGGTATGGTAGGCGAGCGATTGAGCGCGGTTGTGACACTAGTGGCACTGATTACCATCACTATCTCCACGTACCTCATGCAGTATGACAACAAGATCTACCAGAAGATCGATCACCGGTTGCGTATGTTTGAGCGCCGTGGAGCTGTCGATGCACACCATGAGGCTAAGGAATATCCGCTTATCCTCTTTGGGTTCAAAAACGGTGGCCATCAGTACCTCCGCACGTTCAGAGAGCTTAAGAAGAAGTTTGTGGTGGTGGACTACGATCCAGAAGTTATCGAAGATCTCCACAAAGCAAATGTGGACTATCTCTATGGCGATGCCACCGACCCCGAGTTACTGGCGGAGCTTGAGATGGACGCGGCCAAACTGGTAGTAAATACTATCGGCGACCATACTATCAACGTTTCGCTCAGTAAGTATATTCTCAAACGCAATCCTGAAGCGGCTATAGTCTGCTATGCTAACTCGTACAATGAAGCGGCCGAACTCTATCAACTGGGTGTCAGCTATGTCATGCTACCCCACTTCATAGGCTCAGAACGCATGAGTATGTTTATATCCAATCATGGTATTAGTAAGCAGAGTTTTGAGCGCTACCGCGAGAAGCATATGGTCAAGCTCGGCCGAGCAGCGCTTCGCCACAAATCACTCGCGGATTAA
- a CDS encoding diacylglycerol/lipid kinase family protein has product MNIVLVYNPRSGTALPLEALREKCSAHDITIEHAVDITDGFPANLTPHIAPGAHIAAIGGDGTLSSVAQQLHDTEVIFVPLPGGTLNHFTKDAGISQDLDEALATLAHATPRHVDVGSANGRIFLNNSSLGIYPTSLRTREVLQGRLGKWPSAVLAVLQALIKFKLYTVTMEGETFRTPFIFIGNNDYHIGNGGQRTSLTSGKLCAYAIRSPRRSTLVTLFFYALFRRLRDADEFIVHSDSSLTIATKRSRISVSADGEVLRLDAPLEYKCLAGKLTILG; this is encoded by the coding sequence ATGAACATCGTCCTCGTCTACAATCCCCGCTCCGGCACAGCTCTACCGCTTGAAGCATTGCGAGAGAAATGTAGTGCACATGATATTACGATTGAACATGCTGTCGATATCACCGATGGTTTTCCTGCAAACCTCACGCCACACATTGCTCCCGGAGCCCATATTGCGGCTATCGGTGGCGATGGCACGCTGAGTTCGGTTGCACAGCAACTGCACGATACAGAGGTGATATTTGTTCCACTCCCAGGCGGCACGCTTAACCACTTCACGAAAGACGCGGGCATTTCGCAAGATCTAGACGAAGCACTCGCTACCCTAGCTCACGCTACGCCACGTCACGTAGACGTCGGATCGGCTAACGGTCGGATCTTCCTCAACAATTCGAGTCTCGGCATCTACCCTACGTCGCTGCGTACGCGCGAAGTGCTGCAAGGTCGACTCGGTAAATGGCCCTCGGCCGTACTTGCCGTACTGCAAGCCTTGATCAAATTCAAACTCTACACCGTTACCATGGAAGGTGAGACATTTCGCACGCCGTTCATCTTCATCGGCAACAATGACTACCATATCGGCAACGGCGGGCAGCGCACCTCACTCACCAGCGGCAAGCTCTGCGCCTATGCCATCCGCTCACCACGACGCAGTACGCTGGTGACCCTCTTTTTCTACGCGCTGTTTCGTCGCCTCCGTGACGCAGACGAATTCATCGTGCATAGCGACTCGTCACTCACTATCGCCACCAAACGCTCCCGCATTTCCGTCTCTGCCGACGGCGAAGTACTTCGTCTGGATGCCCCGCTGGAATACAAATGCCTCGCAGGCAAACTCACAATCCTTGGCTAA
- the rpsL gene encoding 30S ribosomal protein S12: MPTINQLVRKPRKTAAKKSKSPALGRIHNALKVRYYDQNAPLKRGVCIRVTTKTPKKPNSALRKVARVRLTNNQEVWAYIGGEGHNLQEHAVVLVRGGRVPDLPGVRYHIVRGALDLQGVSKRAQGRSKYGAKKETK; encoded by the coding sequence ATGCCAACCATCAATCAATTGGTGCGCAAACCACGCAAGACCGCGGCGAAAAAGTCGAAGTCTCCAGCGCTTGGTCGCATCCACAACGCACTCAAAGTGCGCTACTACGATCAGAACGCCCCACTCAAACGTGGTGTTTGTATTCGTGTTACTACCAAAACCCCAAAGAAACCGAACTCAGCGCTTCGTAAAGTTGCCCGTGTTCGCTTGACCAACAACCAAGAGGTTTGGGCTTACATCGGCGGTGAAGGTCACAACCTGCAGGAGCACGCCGTAGTGCTCGTACGCGGCGGCCGCGTGCCAGACCTTCCAGGTGTGCGTTACCATATCGTTCGTGGTGCACTCGACCTCCAGGGTGTGAGCAAGCGTGCTCAGGGTCGTTCTAAGTACGGCGCAAAGAAGGAGACTAAGTAA